The following are from one region of the Paenibacillus protaetiae genome:
- the thiE gene encoding thiamine phosphate synthase gives MGSVNCRSAAAPAEVLREAIRGGITLFQYREKGAGALTGEAMLALGAELRDICRASGIPFIVNDDIELAIALDADGIHIGQDDAPADEIRRRVGEGRIVGVSAHTIEEARKAIADGADYLGIGPIYPTSSKDDAKPVQGTRLLEKLAANGIRIPLVGIGGITTANAGEVMRGGADGISIISAIAAAGSPAEAAHELLAAVQRP, from the coding sequence ATGGGCAGCGTGAACTGCAGGAGTGCGGCTGCACCGGCTGAGGTGCTGAGGGAAGCTATTCGGGGCGGCATTACCCTGTTTCAGTACCGCGAAAAAGGAGCCGGGGCGCTGACGGGTGAAGCGATGCTGGCGCTTGGCGCCGAGCTTCGCGATATATGCCGCGCATCCGGCATTCCGTTTATCGTCAACGACGATATCGAGCTGGCCATTGCGCTGGATGCCGACGGCATCCATATCGGGCAGGACGATGCTCCTGCGGATGAAATCCGGCGGCGCGTCGGCGAAGGCCGGATCGTAGGCGTATCCGCCCATACGATAGAGGAAGCCCGCAAGGCGATTGCCGACGGCGCCGACTACTTGGGCATCGGGCCGATCTACCCGACATCGTCCAAGGACGATGCCAAGCCGGTGCAAGGCACCCGCCTGCTTGAGAAGTTAGCGGCTAACGGCATCCGTATCCCGCTGGTTGGCATCGGCGGCATTACAACAGCCAATGCGGGCGAAGTTATGCGCGGCGGCGCCGACGGCATCTCGATCATTTCAGCCATCGCTGCTGCCGGCTCTCCCGCCGAAGCAGCACACGAACTGCTTGCAGCCGTTCAGAGACCATAA